From the genome of Anticarsia gemmatalis isolate Benzon Research Colony breed Stoneville strain chromosome 13, ilAntGemm2 primary, whole genome shotgun sequence, one region includes:
- the lwr gene encoding ubiquitin conjugating enzyme lesswright — protein sequence MSGIASARLAEERKAWRKDHPFGFVARPMKNPDGSLNLMTWECAIPGKKGTPWEGGLYKLRMIFKDDYPSSPPKCKFEPPLFHPNVYPSGTVCLSLLDEEKDWRPAITIKQILLGIQDLLNEPNVKDPAQAEAYTIYCQNRLEYDKRVRAQARAMAATE from the exons ATGTCGGGTATAGCAAGTGCACGTTTAGCCGAAGAAAGAAAAGCCTGGCGCAAGGACCATCCCTTT GGATTTGTGGCTAGACCTATGAAAAATCCTGATGGTTCTTTGAATCTGATGACATGGGAATGTGCCATTCCTGGAAAAAAGGGG ACACCATGGGAAGGTGGATTATACAAACTGCGTATGATTTTCAAAGACGACTATCCTTCTAGTCCACCTAAATGCAAGTTTGAACCGCCTTTGTTCCATCCTAATGTTTACCCATCaggaacagtttgtttgtcaCTCCTAGATGAAGAAAAAGATTGGCGTCCAGCTATCACAATTAAACAGATTCTACTTGGTATTCAAGATTTACTTAATGAACCCAATGTTAAAGATCCTGCACAAGCTGAAGCTTATACAATCTACTG CCAAAATCGGCTAGAGTATGACAAACGAGTAAGAGCACAAGCAAGAGCTATGGCGGCTACAGAATGA
- the Ssl1 gene encoding general transcription factor IIH subunit 2 Ssl1, which translates to MADDEQDTKEYRWETGYEKTWEAIKEDKDGLVAGLVAEFAQKAARKAVVPRRGPVRLGMMRHLLVAVDCSDAMNSQDLKPSRFLCTLKLLEKFVEEYFDQNPLSQLGLILMKNKRAEKITELSGNIRKHIKALQGLSEMSLTGEPSLQNTLELALRVLKPLPGHASRELLVLFASLTTCDPGDINTTIQSLKTEGIRCSVIGLAAEVRICKKLCQDTGGEYGVVLDDVHYRSLLLDSTSPPPRARALDAGLVKMGFPHSAPPTNSSDPASNADPPITVCMCHLEEGEGVGGEGHLCPQCRSKYCSLPAQCRTCGLTLASAPHLARSYHHLFPVEHYEEIANEGQAQYCFACLRTFTDTDKQIFRCTRCHEFYCWECESVVTSTLHVCPGCASRPHLYQRLPDSS; encoded by the exons atgGCTGACGACGAGCAAGATACTAAAGAATACCGGTGGGAAACAGGTTATGAAAAAACTTG GGAGGCCATAAAAGAGGATAAGGATGGTTTGGTGGCGGGTCTCGTGGCGGAGTTCGCCCAAAAGGCGGCACGCAAAGCCGTGGTCCCTCGTCGAGGACCCGTGAGGCTGGGCATGATGAGGCACTTGCTGGTAGCAGTGGACTGCTCAGATGCTATGAACTCCCAAGACCTTAAGCCTTCTCGATTTCTGTGTACCTTGAAG CTCCTTGAGAAGTTTGTAGAGGAATattttgatcaaaatcctttaaGTCAACTTGGATTAATTCTCATGAAAAATAAGAGAGCAGAGAAGATTACAGAACTTTCAGGCAACATTAGGAAACATATTAAAGCCTTACAAGG ATTGTCAGAGATGTCACTGACTGGTGAGCCATCTTTACAAAACACCCTAGAGTTAGCTCTTCGTGTCTTGAAGCCACTCCCTGGTCATGCTTCTAGAGAACTGCTGGTACTCTTTGCCTCTCTTACAACATGTGATCCTGGTGATATCAATACAACAATTCAG tcTTTGAAAACTGAAGGCATTAGATGTTCAGTAATCGGTTTAGCTGCTGAAGTAAGGATCTGCAAAAAGTTATGTCAAGACACAGGCGGCGAATATGGA GTTGTTCTTGACGACGTCCACTATCGCTCTCTACTATTAGACTCTACAAGTCCACCGCCGCGAGCCCGGGCACTTGACGCGGGCCTGGTGAAGATGGGTTTCCCGCACTCCGCTCCGCCGACTAACTCTTCCGACCCGGCTAGTAATGCAGACCCGCCTATAACCGTATGCATGTG TCATTTGGAGGAGGGTGAGGGAGTGGGTGGAGAGGGCCACCTGTGCCCTCAGTGTCGCAGCAAGTACTGCTCGTTGCCTGCTCAGTGCCGCACCTGTGGGCTTACATTGGCATCTGCTCCTCATCTCGCTAG gtcATATCACCATTTGTTTCCTGTAGAACATTATGAAGAGATAGCCAATGAAGGACAAGCCCAGTATTGTTTTGCTTGTCTCAGAACATTCACAGATACAGATAAACAA atatttCGATGTACCCGATGTCACGAGTTCTACTGCTGGGAGTGCGAGAGCGTGGTGACGAGTACGCTGCACGTGTGCCCGGGCTGCGCCTCGCGGCCGCACCTGTACCAGCGCCTGCCCGACTCGTCGTGa